A window of Methanorbis rubei contains these coding sequences:
- a CDS encoding HD domain-containing protein translates to MYGGSLKKKDLTHVYDSAKILNEDFCHADQVSRLALALYDCLVPARHHGKQTRRILAAASLLHDVGWGITGGTHNKTGMEFVLHDRTLPFTPRERILISLIVRYHRGALPKRRHFLYGDLSRRDRKLVDLISGIIRVADGLDRSHMSIVRSVSVELSNNTILITCEGAGRGSPEQRTALKKADMLMKVFSSGIRIRWKTVK, encoded by the coding sequence GTGTATGGTGGTAGTCTGAAAAAAAAGGATCTCACTCATGTGTATGACTCGGCAAAAATTCTCAACGAGGATTTTTGCCATGCTGATCAGGTGAGCCGTCTGGCTCTTGCTCTCTATGACTGTCTCGTTCCTGCGAGACACCACGGCAAGCAGACGCGGCGCATCCTTGCGGCTGCCTCACTTCTGCATGATGTCGGCTGGGGAATTACGGGCGGCACTCACAACAAAACCGGCATGGAGTTTGTGCTGCACGACCGCACTCTGCCGTTCACTCCCCGCGAGCGCATACTGATCTCTCTGATCGTTCGGTATCACCGTGGTGCTCTTCCGAAGAGACGCCATTTTCTCTACGGCGATCTCAGCCGCCGTGACCGAAAGCTTGTGGATCTCATCTCAGGCATTATCCGTGTTGCTGACGGCCTTGACCGCTCGCACATGAGTATTGTCAGGTCTGTTTCTGTAGAGCTTTCTAACAATACCATTCTTATCACCTGTGAGGGTGCGGGAAGAGGCTCTCCTGAGCAGAGGACTGCCCTGAAAAAAGCGGATATGTTGATGAAGGTGTTTTCTTCCGGCATCAGGATTCGCTGGAAGACGGTAAAGTAA
- a CDS encoding MerR family transcriptional regulator: MTESTRKIADIAEILGIPEGECRLIADRYETILPCKKIGKVRVYDENMVDRFRKIADLQSQGLPEEVITAAIRGGKTLEERAREDMKRMGIESVPAAPKEMPKPIPRTEIEEELILAMRSAQAAVQTMDHRMAAIREKMADDNAAVLDAVAKVSEDVTALRNDVRTLWDQIASLEQYFREQDAQKKSGFWKR; this comes from the coding sequence ATGACTGAGAGTACACGAAAAATAGCTGACATTGCAGAAATTCTGGGAATTCCTGAAGGCGAGTGCAGACTCATTGCCGACCGATACGAAACAATTCTCCCCTGTAAAAAGATCGGCAAAGTACGGGTGTATGATGAGAACATGGTCGACAGATTCAGAAAAATTGCAGATCTGCAAAGCCAGGGACTGCCGGAAGAAGTGATCACCGCTGCCATTCGGGGAGGAAAAACATTGGAGGAGCGGGCACGCGAGGACATGAAGCGGATGGGAATAGAGTCGGTGCCGGCAGCCCCAAAGGAGATGCCAAAACCAATTCCCCGGACTGAGATCGAAGAAGAACTGATCCTTGCCATGAGATCAGCACAGGCAGCGGTTCAGACCATGGATCACCGGATGGCAGCGATACGGGAAAAAATGGCTGATGACAACGCCGCAGTCCTTGATGCGGTTGCCAAAGTTTCGGAAGACGTAACCGCACTCAGAAATGATGTCCGCACGCTCTGGGACCAGATTGCATCGCTTGAGCAGTACTTCCGCGAACAGGACGCACAAAAGAAGTCAGGATTCTGGAAACGGTAA
- a CDS encoding HdeD family acid-resistance protein: protein MTNIVVIEETLLPGAWKTLLLKGIVLLVLGIFCLAFPFAALNVSAYVIAILLLFVSVAALFSGFSAFGEPKATWWMILLGIIGIVISLISFVSPDTMIWIATVFIGIIALISGVTDVIFAFSRGLSWGQRILMLILGIIGIIIGLFFLLFPTEGAPVLALVLGILLVIAGIVSFVQAYLYKKEYAELTA from the coding sequence ATGACAAACATTGTTGTGATTGAGGAGACGCTTCTTCCAGGAGCCTGGAAGACGCTTCTCTTAAAAGGCATTGTCCTTCTGGTTCTGGGAATTTTCTGTCTGGCATTCCCATTCGCAGCATTAAACGTGAGTGCATATGTGATCGCAATTCTCCTGCTCTTCGTCTCGGTTGCAGCCCTGTTCTCAGGATTCTCTGCATTCGGCGAACCAAAAGCCACATGGTGGATGATCCTTCTTGGTATCATTGGTATTGTAATTTCACTGATCTCCTTTGTGTCGCCTGACACGATGATCTGGATTGCAACCGTATTCATTGGAATTATTGCGTTAATCTCCGGAGTTACGGATGTCATCTTTGCGTTCAGCCGCGGACTTTCCTGGGGACAGAGAATTCTGATGCTGATCCTTGGTATCATTGGTATCATCATTGGTCTGTTCTTCCTGCTGTTCCCGACCGAGGGAGCCCCGGTCCTTGCACTGGTCTTAGGAATCCTTCTGGTTATCGCAGGTATCGTCTCGTTTGTGCAGGCCTACCTGTACAAGAAAGAGTACGCAGAACTGACTGCATAA
- a CDS encoding HdeD family acid-resistance protein, with amino-acid sequence MTETSAPIGGDIFKSLLLKGILMIILGIIMLIFTFGSILAIELLFGIVLIILGIQLLTSGSTFLGEYKRTWWVIVLGILAIIGGILAFVFPAIMTLYIVYMIAITVLISGFTDIAISIANKTGEANRILVAISGVLGVILGILFIVMPFTGAIVLVQVTGIFLLVFGILAIIEGFMAKKPAQTT; translated from the coding sequence ATGACTGAAACCTCAGCCCCGATTGGAGGAGACATCTTCAAGTCTCTTCTTCTCAAGGGTATCCTGATGATAATACTTGGTATTATCATGCTGATCTTTACCTTCGGTTCGATCCTTGCTATTGAACTGCTGTTTGGTATCGTACTTATCATTCTTGGAATTCAGCTTCTGACCTCAGGATCCACGTTCCTTGGAGAGTATAAACGTACATGGTGGGTAATTGTTTTAGGAATTCTTGCAATCATTGGAGGAATTCTTGCGTTTGTCTTCCCGGCAATAATGACGCTCTACATCGTGTACATGATTGCGATTACCGTCCTTATTAGTGGATTTACGGACATTGCAATTTCAATCGCGAACAAGACCGGTGAAGCAAACCGTATTCTTGTCGCAATCTCCGGTGTTCTTGGAGTAATTCTTGGTATCCTGTTCATTGTGATGCCGTTCACGGGCGCAATTGTTCTTGTACAGGTAACCGGTATCTTCCTGCTGGTCTTTGGAATCCTTGCAATTATCGAAGGGTTCATGGCAAAAAAACCAGCCCAGACCACCTAA
- a CDS encoding YIP1 family protein — MSPVEMHAGEVRYYSSPVMVKNQQYTGMLTSERLIIDGGSAPREFKITNISAADPVTLPSGEPGLKLVLSTPTGQKEMVWSFPVGDIFKAGEQQAWVNQIRKAVGEKPFAVPGAQPAAARAMPAAASAGAPQSPVYSPGEMEIMKTAGVRIKRTYYTLYLTNLRLILQNISGQIGREFAIAELMDASRMEGESGEPSIALTIGSQTGVKQMILTFPSPGSREAWMVQLSAKLPTHAMPQVPQMAAPMMGGGGMGMGMGYGAPAPAQSAPQMLTLQPGEKIYMSSPGIRVKRDVFTAYLTNTRFVLMGNSNGMLAIAGEFAVNALKKAIRIAGELGEPGIGLTIASRDGVKEMHLLFPSMDLREMWISKFEEVILPEAPPMYGSPAASASQYSVTTVAPPSRGNAPVKYCTVCGARNHPDDRFCAMCGKPLADAGVGTAGAAAASASMSEPSVPDMFDGSGRSEQPRKRKEKPAKRGKKPRRDEYEYDEPRTRRERPPKRARAPKETKAKKPYEGSIVGFLTRPADAFEYYGREGPKDALGLFLISGIVWAVISVVMLAFVLPKVLPVTAAEFPILGALSSNMMAMVMLILVMFVLWMIFVMIQGVLSGVFAKVFGEDASIGETIAVVMRSSLPYAVVGWIPGFGIIIAALWSLIATMKGFGSALDMRGGAAAGCAVLGLVVVAVILVALGMI; from the coding sequence ATGTCGCCTGTAGAGATGCATGCCGGTGAAGTACGATATTATTCTTCTCCGGTCATGGTGAAAAATCAGCAGTACACTGGGATGTTAACCAGCGAACGGTTGATTATCGATGGTGGATCGGCCCCCCGCGAGTTTAAAATCACGAATATTTCCGCTGCGGATCCGGTCACTCTCCCCAGTGGCGAGCCTGGTCTGAAACTTGTTTTATCAACCCCGACCGGTCAGAAAGAGATGGTCTGGTCGTTTCCGGTAGGTGATATTTTCAAAGCAGGCGAGCAGCAGGCATGGGTGAATCAGATCCGTAAAGCGGTTGGTGAAAAACCGTTTGCTGTTCCGGGAGCACAACCTGCCGCTGCGCGCGCAATGCCGGCAGCTGCCTCCGCGGGTGCACCCCAGTCACCAGTATACTCTCCTGGCGAAATGGAGATCATGAAAACCGCAGGTGTTCGGATCAAGAGGACCTACTACACGCTGTATCTGACTAATCTTCGACTGATTCTTCAGAACATCTCAGGGCAAATCGGTCGCGAGTTCGCTATTGCTGAGCTGATGGATGCGTCCCGAATGGAGGGTGAGTCTGGCGAGCCGTCCATTGCTCTGACTATTGGTTCACAGACCGGTGTCAAGCAGATGATTCTGACGTTCCCCTCTCCTGGTTCTCGTGAGGCATGGATGGTACAGCTTTCCGCAAAGCTTCCGACCCATGCGATGCCTCAGGTTCCCCAGATGGCTGCCCCTATGATGGGCGGCGGCGGTATGGGAATGGGAATGGGGTATGGCGCCCCAGCCCCGGCCCAGAGTGCTCCGCAGATGCTTACTCTGCAGCCCGGAGAGAAAATCTACATGTCTTCTCCCGGCATCCGGGTAAAGCGTGATGTGTTTACTGCGTATCTGACGAATACACGGTTTGTGCTGATGGGCAATTCAAACGGCATGCTTGCAATTGCCGGAGAGTTTGCGGTGAACGCGCTGAAGAAAGCGATCCGTATCGCAGGCGAGCTGGGCGAACCAGGGATCGGGTTAACCATTGCATCCCGTGATGGGGTGAAGGAGATGCATCTGCTTTTCCCGTCGATGGATCTGCGGGAGATGTGGATCTCGAAGTTCGAAGAGGTTATTCTGCCTGAGGCACCACCGATGTACGGCAGCCCTGCTGCATCTGCTTCGCAGTACTCGGTTACGACTGTTGCCCCGCCGTCACGCGGCAATGCGCCGGTAAAATACTGTACTGTCTGCGGAGCACGCAATCATCCTGATGACCGATTCTGTGCGATGTGCGGCAAACCTCTGGCTGATGCAGGCGTCGGCACGGCAGGAGCTGCGGCAGCGTCCGCATCGATGAGTGAACCTTCGGTTCCGGATATGTTTGACGGCAGCGGTCGAAGTGAGCAGCCCAGGAAACGTAAAGAAAAACCAGCCAAACGCGGAAAAAAACCAAGACGTGATGAGTATGAGTATGATGAGCCGCGCACAAGACGCGAACGTCCGCCGAAACGTGCACGTGCACCCAAAGAGACGAAGGCGAAGAAGCCGTACGAAGGCAGTATTGTTGGTTTCCTGACCCGACCCGCGGATGCATTTGAGTATTATGGCCGCGAGGGTCCAAAGGATGCACTCGGTCTGTTCCTGATTTCAGGTATTGTCTGGGCTGTCATCTCGGTTGTGATGCTTGCGTTCGTTCTGCCGAAGGTTCTGCCTGTCACTGCTGCAGAGTTCCCGATTCTTGGGGCACTGTCGTCGAATATGATGGCGATGGTGATGCTGATTCTGGTGATGTTTGTTCTCTGGATGATCTTTGTGATGATTCAGGGAGTACTGTCCGGCGTGTTTGCAAAAGTGTTTGGCGAGGATGCAAGTATTGGCGAGACCATTGCTGTGGTGATGCGAAGCTCGCTTCCTTATGCAGTTGTCGGATGGATTCCCGGATTTGGTATTATTATTGCCGCTCTCTGGTCATTGATTGCAACCATGAAAGGATTTGGCTCAGCACTTGATATGCGTGGAGGCGCAGCTGCAGGATGCGCAGTCCTCGGCCTTGTCGTGGTCGCGGTAATTCTTGTTGCACTTGGGATGATCTGA
- a CDS encoding PKD domain-containing protein gives MRKILMLLLVLGMVAVGVGAVAASDNNTTNTSGDNGTIPTTDPTENTTTATTATTTATTTATTTATTTTTTTATTTATSTTATTVATTTATTTATTPNQNYVVSIEANPLKGAVPLKINFNINTTIPSSDRAKIEWEFGYDSESWSSQTSPSYTYEKDGTYTVTLSITTKSDNKKYQAESVKISVSDLIASFTASPTSGSAPLEVTFTDTSQGPTSWLWTIYKMNSQNTRTSIDTKTSQNMTYTFNNEGTYEVELTAKKDSKSVTTYKTISVSAKATTAPTTAKTTAATTAPTTAATTSPEVKAASLSADDELIPNPMDVIDEFIRLFFAMMNPAKYSLEI, from the coding sequence ATGAGAAAAATTCTCATGCTGCTTCTGGTGCTGGGGATGGTGGCTGTGGGGGTGGGAGCAGTAGCGGCGAGTGATAACAACACTACGAACACATCTGGTGATAATGGCACAATACCCACCACAGATCCGACGGAAAACACAACAACCGCGACTACTGCAACAACAACCGCTACGACTACGGCGACGACGACTGCTACGACCACGACCACAACTACTGCAACAACAACCGCTACGAGTACGACGGCGACGACTGTTGCCACGACTACAGCCACGACAACGGCAACCACTCCTAATCAGAATTACGTTGTGTCAATTGAAGCGAATCCTCTGAAGGGGGCTGTGCCTCTGAAAATCAATTTCAATATCAACACAACAATTCCGTCAAGTGACAGGGCGAAAATAGAATGGGAGTTCGGATATGACAGTGAATCGTGGAGCAGTCAGACGAGTCCTTCGTATACCTATGAAAAGGATGGCACGTATACGGTTACTCTTTCGATTACGACCAAATCAGATAATAAAAAATATCAGGCTGAGTCTGTAAAAATTAGTGTCTCTGATTTGATTGCTTCTTTTACTGCTTCTCCAACATCCGGTTCTGCCCCGCTTGAAGTCACGTTTACTGACACATCACAGGGTCCAACTTCATGGTTATGGACAATCTACAAAATGAACAGCCAGAACACACGTACTTCGATTGATACAAAGACCAGTCAGAACATGACATACACGTTTAATAACGAGGGAACATATGAGGTCGAACTTACTGCAAAAAAGGACTCTAAATCAGTAACCACCTACAAAACCATCTCTGTCAGTGCCAAAGCAACAACTGCTCCGACCACCGCGAAAACAACCGCGGCTACGACTGCTCCGACAACTGCGGCTACAACATCCCCGGAAGTAAAAGCGGCTTCCCTCTCCGCAGATGATGAACTCATCCCAAATCCGATGGATGTCATAGACGAATTCATCCGCCTTTTCTTCGCAATGATGAATCCGGCGAAGTATAGCTTAGAGATATGA
- a CDS encoding PKD domain-containing protein translates to MKKYVILCAILLTAAVFVFPASAAIIADFSYSVDSSNPMTIHFTDKSTGNPNTWFWSFGESGAFSSDRNPTYTFNDEKEFRVALAASDGTSSNENTAMKWITITRSGVVEDNGGSSSSGGSSSSGSSGISLPEFSIGGINIPNPLDLIDEYIKLIRVMIIPANYQK, encoded by the coding sequence ATGAAAAAATATGTAATTCTTTGTGCAATCCTGCTTACGGCGGCAGTATTCGTATTTCCCGCGTCTGCTGCCATAATCGCTGACTTTTCGTACAGCGTTGACTCGTCCAACCCGATGACTATCCACTTTACTGACAAATCCACCGGTAACCCAAATACCTGGTTCTGGAGTTTTGGCGAAAGTGGTGCTTTCTCCTCTGACCGAAATCCCACCTACACATTTAATGATGAAAAGGAGTTCCGGGTAGCTCTTGCCGCGTCTGACGGAACCTCTTCAAATGAAAATACAGCGATGAAATGGATCACCATTACTCGCAGTGGGGTTGTCGAGGACAACGGGGGCTCTTCCTCTTCCGGTGGAAGCTCGTCCAGCGGTTCATCCGGCATCAGCCTGCCTGAGTTCTCCATCGGCGGCATCAACATCCCGAACCCGCTGGATCTGATCGATGAATACATCAAACTCATTCGCGTCATGATCATCCCGGCAAACTATCAGAAATAA
- the guaB gene encoding IMP dehydrogenase yields MYSEKLNIPTALTFDDVLIEPAESWTEPSDVDVKSRFSKNIPISIPLVSSAMDTVTESAMAIAMARAGGIGVLHRNCTPDQEVAFVNIVKNADKVIERDVRYVTPETTIAFVANLMDMHGIGGVPVVGLKGKLVGIVSRRDVRGVVHKMGSQTVDTIMTKRPITVKDNITADEAINMMYAKKVERLPVVDDKGKLIGIITMQDLLEKQQYPNANRDKSGNLRVAAAVGPFDMNRALMLAEAGVDAIVVDCAHGHNMHVVKGVKDIKGAVSCDVVAGNIATAQAAKELVDFVDGIKVGIGPGSICTTRIVAGVGVPQVSAIANVCDIAGPAGVPVIADGGVKYSGDVAKAIVAGASAVMMGSMFAGTDEAPGKIIVVKGRRYKQYRGMGSLGVMTSGQSSDRYFQKKGIGATKYVPEGVEGATPYVGMVNDVIYQTIGGLKSAMGYTGSKDIETMRKSARFVRITAAGLKESHPHDILITDEAPNYRAGL; encoded by the coding sequence ATGTACAGTGAAAAACTCAATATCCCAACGGCATTAACATTCGACGACGTGCTGATCGAACCGGCTGAGTCATGGACCGAGCCGAGCGACGTGGATGTGAAGTCAAGATTTTCCAAGAACATTCCGATCTCAATTCCGCTCGTGAGTTCTGCAATGGACACGGTCACGGAGTCGGCGATGGCAATTGCCATGGCACGTGCTGGCGGTATCGGAGTTTTACACAGAAACTGTACGCCGGACCAGGAAGTTGCCTTTGTCAACATCGTGAAAAATGCGGACAAGGTCATCGAGCGCGATGTCCGTTACGTTACACCTGAGACAACGATCGCCTTTGTTGCAAATCTGATGGATATGCATGGCATCGGCGGCGTTCCGGTCGTTGGCCTGAAAGGAAAACTGGTTGGTATTGTCTCCCGTCGCGACGTGCGCGGAGTGGTTCACAAGATGGGCTCACAGACCGTTGACACGATCATGACCAAGCGCCCGATCACGGTGAAGGACAACATCACCGCTGATGAAGCCATCAACATGATGTATGCCAAGAAGGTCGAGCGGCTGCCGGTCGTGGATGACAAAGGAAAATTGATTGGTATCATCACCATGCAGGATCTGCTGGAAAAACAGCAGTACCCGAATGCAAACCGCGACAAATCAGGAAACCTCAGGGTTGCAGCAGCAGTCGGTCCGTTTGATATGAACCGCGCTTTGATGCTTGCAGAAGCAGGAGTTGACGCAATTGTTGTTGACTGTGCCCACGGTCACAACATGCATGTGGTCAAAGGCGTAAAAGACATCAAAGGAGCGGTCTCCTGCGATGTGGTTGCAGGAAACATTGCAACAGCACAGGCAGCAAAGGAGCTTGTTGACTTTGTGGACGGTATCAAAGTCGGTATTGGCCCGGGTTCCATCTGCACGACCCGTATCGTTGCAGGTGTTGGCGTTCCGCAGGTGTCTGCAATCGCAAATGTCTGTGATATTGCAGGACCTGCGGGAGTCCCTGTCATTGCCGACGGCGGCGTGAAGTACAGCGGCGATGTCGCAAAGGCAATTGTTGCCGGTGCCTCGGCTGTCATGATGGGCAGCATGTTTGCAGGAACCGATGAGGCTCCGGGAAAGATCATTGTGGTCAAGGGCCGCCGCTACAAGCAGTACCGCGGTATGGGTTCTCTTGGCGTGATGACCTCAGGCCAGTCGAGCGACCGGTACTTCCAGAAGAAAGGCATCGGCGCAACAAAGTATGTGCCCGAAGGCGTTGAGGGAGCGACACCATACGTCGGAATGGTAAATGATGTAATTTACCAGACGATTGGCGGCTTAAAATCTGCAATGGGATACACCGGCAGCAAGGATATTGAGACGATGCGAAAGAGCGCACGTTTCGTGCGCATTACTGCGGCAGGCCTCAAAGAGAGCCATCCGCATGATATTTTAATTACCGACGAGGCCCCGAACTATCGTGCGGGACTCTGA
- a CDS encoding (5-formylfuran-3-yl)methyl phosphate synthase translates to MKLLVSPSSIEEAKFCLDADIIDVKRPAEGSLGANFPWVIREIKKLAGNKPVSAAIGDYGPTPGNAALAAYGAACAGADFVKIGLMFNDKNAAHEVIEGVVRAVKEPFPEKTVVIAAYSDYARLGSIAPHIMSPIAAECGADFAMIDTGAKDGKSTFEFMNKEALKAFTEQNRSLGLGTALAGSLKFEDIPVLKEINPEIIGVRGMVCGGDRTTMVKAELVTKAIQMVR, encoded by the coding sequence ATGAAACTCCTAGTCAGCCCAAGTTCAATAGAAGAGGCAAAGTTCTGCCTCGATGCTGACATAATCGATGTAAAACGCCCTGCAGAAGGGTCGCTTGGTGCTAATTTTCCGTGGGTAATCCGCGAAATTAAGAAACTTGCCGGAAACAAACCGGTCTCTGCCGCAATCGGAGACTATGGTCCGACCCCGGGCAATGCAGCTCTCGCCGCATACGGCGCTGCATGTGCTGGCGCAGACTTTGTAAAAATTGGACTCATGTTCAATGACAAAAACGCTGCACACGAAGTGATCGAAGGCGTCGTTCGTGCCGTCAAAGAACCGTTCCCGGAAAAAACCGTCGTGATTGCTGCATACTCTGACTACGCCAGACTCGGCAGCATTGCCCCGCACATCATGTCTCCGATCGCCGCAGAATGCGGTGCTGACTTTGCCATGATCGACACCGGTGCAAAAGACGGAAAAAGCACGTTTGAATTTATGAACAAGGAAGCTCTCAAGGCATTCACCGAACAGAACAGATCTCTGGGCCTTGGAACCGCACTTGCAGGCTCCCTCAAGTTTGAAGACATTCCGGTACTCAAAGAGATCAATCCGGAGATTATCGGTGTCCGCGGCATGGTCTGCGGCGGAGACCGAACAACAATGGTCAAAGCAGAGTTGGTGACAAAAGCAATTCAGATGGTCAGGTAA
- a CDS encoding HisA/HisF-related TIM barrel protein, which yields MDVVLAVDLKGGYVVHGSCGNRANYLPLNWGLSPSAEPSAYLSVMEPKYLYAADLDRIEFSGDHTKLILRLADFVDGLWVDRGCSIPEEYLCGRNIHNIVGTETIDAPMDEFMGGFLSVDVKDGHVVARQNFSQLLPSEISDPSGVSPEDVLRLSNDTNFAGCVLLNISSVGTSSGIDAAVAESLRSCCEKTLFYGGGVRSTEDLATLADAGFDGAIVSTAVHKGTVPLKIIQEGSFC from the coding sequence ATGGATGTTGTACTCGCAGTAGATCTGAAAGGGGGCTATGTGGTGCACGGTAGTTGCGGCAACCGCGCAAATTATCTGCCGTTGAACTGGGGTCTGTCGCCGTCGGCAGAGCCGTCGGCATATCTTTCGGTGATGGAGCCGAAGTATTTGTACGCGGCAGACCTTGACCGAATCGAGTTTTCCGGGGATCATACAAAACTGATTCTTCGTCTTGCGGATTTTGTCGACGGTCTCTGGGTGGATCGCGGGTGCAGTATTCCTGAGGAGTATCTGTGTGGTCGCAACATTCACAATATTGTGGGCACGGAAACGATTGATGCACCAATGGACGAGTTTATGGGAGGTTTTCTGAGCGTGGATGTAAAGGACGGGCATGTTGTTGCGAGGCAGAATTTTTCCCAGCTTCTTCCCTCAGAAATATCTGATCCGTCAGGAGTCAGCCCTGAGGATGTTCTGAGGCTTTCAAATGATACGAACTTTGCAGGGTGTGTTCTACTGAATATTTCGTCTGTTGGAACATCGTCTGGTATTGATGCTGCTGTTGCCGAGAGTCTTCGCAGCTGTTGTGAGAAGACGCTGTTTTACGGGGGAGGTGTGCGGTCGACTGAGGATCTGGCGACTCTTGCGGACGCCGGGTTTGACGGGGCGATTGTTTCGACTGCTGTTCATAAGGGAACAGTGCCGCTGAAAATTATTCAGGAGGGTTCGTTTTGTTAA
- the tmk gene encoding dTMP kinase, which produces MLITLEGIDGAGKSTLYAGLKGRLLDLDPLFTREPGSPYLGDAVRRAIAKNDDPLVEAALFVADHAVHLSDVVRPALSCGRVVISDRYSDSRFAYQEVSLQGVHPNPKQWLSAVHEGWSVRPDMTILLVVPVSVAMSRLAGRVEQEHFERQEFLEAVQKNYLARAAEDPSRFLLVDACGSPETILDFVEMSIRAKLKRE; this is translated from the coding sequence TTGTTAATTACGCTTGAGGGTATTGACGGCGCCGGGAAGTCGACGCTGTATGCCGGGCTGAAGGGCAGACTTCTTGATCTTGATCCGCTGTTTACTAGGGAACCGGGCAGTCCGTATCTGGGTGATGCGGTGCGACGTGCGATTGCGAAGAATGATGATCCGCTTGTTGAGGCTGCACTGTTTGTGGCTGATCATGCGGTACATCTTTCTGATGTTGTCCGTCCGGCACTTTCGTGCGGTCGGGTTGTTATCTCGGACCGGTACTCAGACAGCAGGTTTGCATATCAGGAGGTATCACTTCAGGGCGTTCATCCCAATCCGAAGCAATGGCTTTCTGCAGTGCATGAGGGATGGTCGGTGCGGCCTGATATGACAATTCTCCTTGTGGTGCCGGTCTCTGTTGCGATGTCGCGTCTCGCCGGACGAGTCGAGCAGGAGCATTTCGAGCGGCAGGAATTTTTGGAGGCTGTGCAGAAAAATTATCTGGCACGTGCTGCTGAGGACCCGTCACGATTTTTGCTGGTGGATGCCTGCGGGAGTCCGGAGACTATTCTCGATTTTGTCGAGATGAGCATTCGTGCGAAATTGAAACGCGAATAG
- a CDS encoding dihydroorotate dehydrogenase, which yields MIKLQTPAAKIGGVSLTNHMLLAAGVLGTTAASLSRMLRLGAGGVVTKSIGPEPKDGHHGPSLIPIAGGLINAMGLPNPSKEFTDEIAPLLAAQKPIVVSIFGGTPAEFAKVAEWFPNAQAFELNLSCPHAEGYGAAIGANPRVVRECTEAVKAFGKPVWVKLTPNVADIGVIGRAAEEGGADAIVAINTVKAMRISTGMRRPVLGNKFGGLSGTAVFPIAVRCVYDLYEACDIPIIGCGGISTADNVLEMMMAGASAVEIGSAVYDNVNVFSDIAEDLYAADGIPVEEIVGCAHD from the coding sequence ATGATCAAACTGCAGACACCGGCAGCAAAGATCGGAGGCGTCTCCCTTACGAATCATATGCTCCTCGCCGCAGGAGTGCTCGGGACCACCGCCGCATCGCTGTCACGAATGCTTCGCCTCGGAGCAGGCGGAGTTGTTACCAAGTCCATCGGCCCGGAACCAAAGGACGGTCATCACGGCCCGTCCTTAATTCCGATTGCAGGCGGCCTCATTAATGCCATGGGTCTCCCCAACCCGTCAAAAGAGTTTACGGATGAGATCGCTCCCTTACTTGCCGCACAAAAACCGATCGTTGTCAGCATCTTCGGCGGAACTCCTGCTGAGTTCGCCAAAGTTGCCGAGTGGTTCCCGAATGCCCAAGCGTTTGAACTCAACCTCTCCTGCCCGCACGCCGAAGGATACGGTGCTGCGATTGGCGCAAACCCGCGTGTCGTGCGCGAGTGCACCGAAGCTGTGAAGGCGTTCGGGAAACCGGTCTGGGTCAAACTCACGCCAAACGTTGCAGACATCGGTGTCATCGGCCGTGCCGCTGAAGAAGGCGGTGCTGACGCAATTGTTGCCATCAACACCGTCAAAGCAATGCGCATCTCAACCGGCATGCGCCGTCCGGTTCTCGGCAACAAGTTCGGCGGCCTTTCCGGGACTGCGGTCTTTCCGATCGCGGTTCGATGCGTCTACGATCTCTACGAAGCATGCGACATTCCCATCATCGGTTGCGGCGGGATCTCCACCGCAGACAATGTGCTTGAGATGATGATGGCAGGAGCGTCTGCTGTTGAGATCGGCAGCGCGGTTTACGACAACGTCAATGTTTTCTCTGACATAGCAGAAGATCTTTACGCGGCAGACGGAATACCTGTTGAGGAAATCGTGGGGTGCGCTCATGACTGA